Below is a window of Cardiocondyla obscurior isolate alpha-2009 linkage group LG13, Cobs3.1, whole genome shotgun sequence DNA.
GTATTAATCCGTTCTTGATCGTGTTACAACGAGCTTAAGATTTTACTTAAACCGAATGAAATTGGCCTCTATGCGAATTATACTTTCAAAATCCATTTACAATTCTAGCTTGTAGAATACTTCTTTAAAACGAATATAATCGATAGACGCTTTCGGAGTTTCAATGTCTTAATATTATGTACATATGTTAAGACGGACGTAAACGACTTCAAATGCTCTTGCGCGaaaatttcttcgttttttttttttacgaaaaactCGAAAGCCACGaaactctctttttcttttttgtgagAAAACCCTCGCGTTGTTCAatccaaaaaagaaaaaagtatttgtttcgattttttaaaaaaacacgGGTCTGCGATCGATGAAAAGTGGAAGCGTTCATACGAATCTCGTCCTAACTATATCTTCCCATTAACCCATTAATCGTTGCAGAGTAATTCTACCTTATAGCTTACGGTATCACAGAGTTACACGCGGCATCGCTTAATTGCTCCCAGTTCGTAATcgccgataaaaagaaagcatGCCAGTTTCCGAGGAAACACCGGAACATTTGTAAATGAGTGCCAAGAACATCGAGTGTCCtaagaagaaaataaacttaatgttttttttattaattttttggttTAActcttataataaattttttaactttaaaatgcTTTCTTACATTTGATATGTTTTcgtgcgatataaaaaaatctctttatATGAGTAATATGCTCtcgaagagaaaggaaatatatgtatatgttttaaGAGAGATTTCATAGAACAAAAGTAACTTCTTTTTCCCTCGTAGCACTCGAAGTCCTTTGCATGTGCGATCTGCAAAGGGCCCTATCCCGCACCTGCTTCTCGCCAACCGACTCGACTTTTAACGCGAAATAATAcactatatattatatattacatgtgaaaaaattaacaagcgTTCTGTAGCGACAACGCGAAACAACAATTACGAATAACTCAGGCGCGAGAGGAATACCTCTGGGGAAAAGTATGTCGTCTACATCTTCGAAGACGTGCGacgcaatgaaaaaaaaaagaaaaaaattatatcttttgatCAACACGCGATTTGAAAAAGAGGATAATTTACGGAACGATAGCGCCCGCAAATCGCGTCTTTGACATTGCAACACATGTACAATGATATTGAATGCATCTGTCATGCCTTTCCGTAGGCCGCGCTGTGCACTTTAACGCTATTGtattatacgttttttttttaatttggtaaatTTGGAGGAAACAGCAGTATATCGCTCGATATTTCGATATGCGTGAATAATTTGatacgtttaaatttttttttataagaaaatacacaaattaaaattttaattaaaaaaaaaaggaattaaatgtCAGTCAATCAACGACTTGAATCAATTTACAGATTCGcaaaatgcaatatttaaaaaattaatttttcttcgcgacATTATCGCGTGCAAAATTAACGAACGCGCTTACAAAAATATCACTGATGTAATCTTGCGACAGTGAACAggagatatacatatacgtgaaaataaatatcggtTCTCTTTAGGCTTCGCACGCTCGGTGATCCGACTCGAAATATTCACGTGCTCGCACATTCGTAAGCGGGCCCTGAATTACACCGCACATACGTACAGTATTCTTCCTCTGCGTGGCGGAATTTAATCCCGCAAAGGCGAGAAACTGCTGCTTCCGGTACGCAAACGCGAACCTAATCCGAACCAACAACGACTGAACCACGCTGCTGTTTGACactacgataaaaaaaaaaaaacgacgtaTTCGCGACGCTTTTTACGTTAACGACTCGATCTCTCTTTGCAGGCTGGTCTGTATTCTTAACGTGTATCTTACGTCGACTCTGCCCTCATTTCACGCCGAATATGCTAAttaaggaaataaataatgcaatcgGAACTGAACAAAATACCGCACAGCGCGCTAAGAGTTACGAGCCTCTATGTTTTAAAAGGTTTTGCGTGACGTACTGATTAGAGAACACTTTTCAGTCTAGGTTGCGAGAAAGTTAATTGGATATTACGACTGAAGATATGCAGTTCTGCTTCCACGGTTAACGTGCTCCACGCGGTAATTTTAAAGcgaagaaataataaacgcATCCTCATTAAAAGGATACCTGAAAGATACTCGTAAGAAACCGGAAAGATTGAGCGGTATAGAAGAGCATTTAAAACATTGTAGAAATACTTTTATCagtttgtacataaaattttttagtatatCAGATTATTGTGtcaaatgaaagaaaatttttcaagcctCTTTGCGACGTCTTTCAGGTATTATTTTACTTCCACGAGAACCGGAAACACTTTCACGCCCGTTGAATGTCTTTCTTTCCTCGATCTTCGTTCCCGATCGCCCTACATTAGGAAAAGAACAACGTACGCGCGCAAGAAATCATGCGCGCGATGAAGGAACTCAACACTTTAGGTCTGGCAACTCAAATGACTAATCCGATCGCCCGCGAATCTGCGACATTCAACGTGCGGGAtttgcgatatatatatatatttttttttccgcgattcGTGCGATCGCAATACGTAATCCTGTTTTATTTCTATGTACCTCGCTTCTTTCTGCAGACTCCTCGTCCTTGACGATTGTCCTTTGACTTTCGATGATCTTCAATGATTCTCCGAAATCCTCGATCGGTCGCGATCCTCCTGTCCTCCCCCTCATGTTCCTTCTCCTTTGcctcctcctttttctcccgGCATCTTAAAcaaattcttaaatttacCCGGGAGAACGTAGGGTCAGATCTTTGCAGTTAATTGGCGCATCAATATCATTTGGCTTTTTATATATCGATATTGTCACGAACTGGATGTCATCTTAAAGGCGTTCcggtccaaaaaaaaaaaaaagcgttccAAGCAGCTATAGGTCCTCTCAAAACCTCGCCGAAGCTTTCATCGTTCGATCGAGGTCTCTCGACTCGCAAGAATTCTTGACACGATCGATCGTCGACATCCACCGAACCAAACAATGGCTCGAGAATTGTTCGACCATCTGCTCTTCCTTGTTCATGCTGGGTTAACAAACTTGAGCGTGCTCGCTTTCGAGCTGAACGTGTGCGAatttcctctcctctttcatTCCACTGTGCATTacgctcgttctctctctctctctctctcttgatATTTCTCCTTCGCATATTCGCACGCGTTTCTCGTTGCTTTCGTTTCCCTCGTCATTattatctctttctcgtccACTTTCCTTCTTTACCAAGCTGAAGGCGGATCCGGACACGAGCGTGCCGCCACGTTGCTGCTCGACTCGGTTGCGGTAACGGGTGCCGAAGTGCGTCGGATCTCGATTGGTTTCGAACCGGACGTGGGTGGCCGGCCCAAAACCCCTTGACTGTTTCACGACAAATTCCGTTGGTCCTCCGCGCAATCTTCCGCCTTCTTCAGCgagcgttttaatttatcgacCAGTCGATTATGGAACTTGTTGAGCGAGTTCGAGCTGCCGGTCTTCGGCGGCGACGTGCTCGTGCTCTTGCTCGGGCTCTGGAGAGAGCTTTGAGACGCCCTCGAGGACGTCCTCGAGAAGTGTCGCGAGGTCAGCGGCACAGACCGATGAGCCGGTGAGGTAAGAAAGTCGGAACCGGGAGAGGTTGACAACGACGGGCCTTCCGACTTGGAACATTCGGAtacctatttaaaaaaatatataatgttctGGGTTATTACAAGGGAAAAGCAGTCTCGTTTTCTCATATGGCTGTCAGCTTTTTAGCTGTTAGTTCTCATTCTATacatgtacgtacatacatgtgCATTATTAGCATTAAGATTGCAAGGAATATGTTTTAATAAGTAACTTTGTGTGATTTGTTTGATGTACGTATAACGAAaccaattattattaaaggaaGCAAACtccaattacatttttctccaTCGACAAAAGGAGAGATTTCAACGAATTATCTCTCATTTATTTCtgttattcatatttttatattttacataattaattaatatacaatagaTACGCGAGAaatgaaagataattaaattaaaaaataaaaacgtttagaAATGCAAGTTTTACGTAACTcacgtaataataatcatatcTATACTGATAAAACGTtaggctaaaaaaaaaaagctcgagCAATAATATTTCGACAACTGATTTGCAGCTTCTTTTGTACAGCATTTATCAAATATGTACACGCCAAAGTCGCGATAACGGCAGTAACTCTAACGGGTGCACAATTCGTGAAAgaatgtacatattttttttttattacatcgcATGCAAATGTGAGGCGGTTCATTAATAGCGGTTTAATTAGACAATTTGACTAAACGATTAGCAGATTTGTATTATCGCAAAGACTCTTAAACGCGGACCGACCGAATAATCTTGAATTATTCAACACTCGGGTGCGATAAAAATCGGAAAAAGTATCGCGCACCGCGAGTATGACGTAGGCTTATTATACGTGCGACGCGTACGTGCCCTTCTTCACGTACGATCGACGTTGAACTCACGACCATGTGCTCATATTGTCGTCACGGTAGGAAACGGTAAGTGGCCGATTAGATCAGATTTGTTTCGTATGTAAGCTTCCCCCTTTTAAACACGCACGCGGGCACACACACATTGACAGCAAACGAGATCGAGTTATGATAGCTGGCTCATACAGTGATTCTCATATTGTCTGAAAAATCTTACGATCGCGAGTCATCTCAGATTTTAATTGCGACgtcaagaattttattttcttcatcgAGCCCTAACCCTTTTCACTCAAATGCGCAATCGTTTAATGTCGTCAGCTCGATGTTTTCCGTTTCAATTTGACCGAATTCCTCTCGCTTTTATGTTACATGCGATTACGCAATCCGCATATCGCGAACGAAATGCGGCCAATGTGTGCCGATACGTGCGCAAGAAGAGTTTAGCCGCCTATAAACGTTTCTCGTTTAATCTTAACGCGATCTCCGGTTCGTATTTATAAAGAGCCTCTTATCAAAGCCGCGTTATACGGGACAAAAATACATGCACTGAAAATAAGGACGATCGATTATTCGTCGTCGGCGTGCAGGACAAGTTCAGAACAGGTGTTCGAAGGCTACCCGCGACAGTTCGTTTAATTAggattcattaattattaatcgtttCGTATTTCACGCCGGCAATAAACACGTAAGCCTAATTACatatctaaataataaaatttctccatataatatttcgaaaaaaaaaaatcagccgtaatttaattcgtattaatttaattctttgaaCTAAtcaaaatgattaatttctcaattacgTTTTCATCACTGATGcgagtatatattttaattatgcattgGCAGCAtccagaattaatttaaatgctatttacacaaatttttgaagcatgaaaatgttattgaaatttatctaaatGCACGAATTTATACCCGAAAATTCAGCGTTATTAATGAACTTGGCAAATATCTTTTAATCGATACAGCGGGCACAAACGGAATAAGCTTCGCGGAAATGTGCTCGATTATAATTAGACGTTGATATAACTGTATACTGTAATAATACATggtttagattaaaaaatacgcAGTAGATACATAAACTAACAGCTTTACGTTATGTAATTGGCAATGATTTCTCATGAGATTGCGTTAATGTTCTGGCAGTAATAATCGTTTCTATCTCGTACTGCGTACTTGTAACTTTCAGTGTCACGTGTTTGAGTTGGCTTTAAATATCAACATGGAAGGACaaagagttaattaaaaatatcccgTTTGCGCATTTTTGTAACACATTATCCGTAACGGAAGTTAATTGTGCATCGTGTACaatacgaaatatatattacaaatacaatttcttacgttaatattattatattacgcaATTACAGAACGAATAAAACGATAGATAAGAGTTTCGACGATTAAGAAAGAATCTGTGAGTTCACCGCACGATACATTACAAAATCAACTGATCAAAGCTTGCGCAATTTCGTGTCATATAAAGTTTGTTACGTTTTAGACCTATACGGACGTCTatcttttaaaacattttaataaaacttttttataacataaacCACTAAATAATAACTTCTCGATTTATATCtgcatattttaaacttaaattaaattaagtcagcaaaatataaaaaagaaactcgttCAAAATTATTCGAAACTAACCTTTTGCTAAATCgtgataattaatacattcttGTTTCgtttaatcattattaattttcattaaaaatgcataatttatcTACAAGCAAGACAAAGTAATAGGTGATATGTATGCGAGATCATAATGCAATGAAACTATTATTATCGCTGTCTTTGCGAACTCCCATTTAGATATTGATTagcgtattaataattatgacaaTTCCATATAACTCTCGTTAATTGacattttgtaattaacgCCACtcgcattaaatttaaacgtaaaTGACGAATAAATACAAAAGTCACAATGCCACCGGTGGGTGACATTTGCGAAAACATTTACGAGCGCAATAAACTGCGCGTACCGCATGCAATTCGACATTACACGCCTAACTGCCTACgttgtgataaaaataaacttctaTCCGGCGCATATTTATCCGACGGGACACGTGGTTCCAATCGTCACCTATTATTGACAGTGCTTGTTCAGCGTCTGCAAATACAATTTCGCCGAACGCCAAGAAGAAACCGGTTCCGAGTTGCGCCGAGTCGATCTTTTACGGCAACGATTtcacgagaaaaagaaagaaaaaaaaaagattcaacTTTTTCCGAGCTATTTTATCGACGCCAACGCGATGAGAGAACGATCGATATTACGAGTTGCGAATACGGTCAATCGCGTcttgggaaaaaaaattattaaatccgTCCTTGAGACTCTAAAGAAGCTGCAAAACTGCGTCGGCATTtatcataaaacttttgtaattaatttctactttttttttttttttgattataTATTCACTTGcattgaaatagaaaaaaaaattgttccgTATTATGATGCGAAATTTGCATTACGTGGATAATTACGTGAAGATTGCATTACGGCACATAAATAATTCAcagaaaaagcgagaaaatttGGAACTAAAAGGATGGCAAAACTTAAatcacattaatttataatagcTCCAAGAAAATCGATTCTCTgatatgttaatatatttacatcaTTTCCTAATTATATCAtcagatattttattctaataataaatcttattatttGCTAAAGTCATTTAAAATACACGTAAATATCGACGTCTCTTGAagctataaaaattaagaacgGCGTTTACTTTGAAAGGACCCCAACAAGTTTGGTGACAATAACCATAttgaaaaattcatatttcataattaagcGGAACAACGGAATTTGTTTTCAAAATAAACGCCTCAAGCAGgctggaaaaaaaacgaaagacaCGTCGCGCAAAATTGGAATAACCGATTACCATGAAAATTGAGACGGAAGGACGATCGCACATGCCGCACTTTGCGAGACGGTTGTGTCTGCTGGTTCGCCAGATCTGCGAAAAAATCGCACGTGCTGTGACAAGTattcctttttaatttcccCATCGCCGTTTTTCCTTCGCCGCGATGCAATTCTTGCGGAAATCGACGAAGGCCCAAAATTCTTTCGCGTCGATCCGCAATTTCGAAACTACGTACGCGATACGGCCagcgaagaaaaaaacaaaatttgcatGATTTCCTTCGAGCGCGTAAAAGGACGTCATTTTCTACGCTGGCGCACATTTCAATGTTTTCGCGCTAGTCATATGCGCGATAATAATGTGCGGATGACGCATCAAAACTGGCCGGCGCCAGCATTGTTAAAAGTCAGtctcttgcaattttttaaacgacgtCCACTGCCCCGCCCTCCGCCCTCCGCCACTGAACGCGCCAATTTTCAAGAGAGAGATTATCggtcttaaaaaatttgttctttatctctctcctTACGTTGATAAGCGATAAACGTACATACATAACCATGAATGAAAACGTAATTATGTCACTGGCGCTGTCGCAACTAAATTGTTTCTATACATATCCTATAAacagttattaaaaaactacAATACTTTGCAGACTAAAAAATCTGCAAAGAATCACGTACGAGAATTAATGCttatcaatatttaatcttttttttttaagtttaaaacgAAGATTATAAAGTCTGCATTAAGCGAcacaacaaaaaattaatatccccTTTTCTtcaatatgaaataaaaattgtgcaTAACGCGCGGCATAATTTCTTTTGCTTCCTTCgtttaataaatgataaatattttaatatatcatttctatttaatattaatagtttttcattatgtgtaatattaaaatttatttaaatactaattttCTTAAAGATGTCTTAATGCCAGTAATGCACATGATtgttaacataaaattattttttttaacaataaatacgaTGTCTTCCAAATAGCGCTTTGCGAAATGACAACggcaaatatttatcaaacttTTAGGAATCTTATATTCCCCGAGTAGTTCAACTTTGTCTCATCTAAATTTCTAACTACTTTATACCATGAGTAGAGGTACGGgaatttaaatatgaataacGAAGACGTACTGTAACGGTTCCGGCAATTTTCTACCTGCCTCGCCGACTTGATGGAATGAACGTTCGGTTACTCAAAGcgcatttgaaaaaaaaaaaaagtaaaacgtcgCAATATGAACTTACCTTCCGGCTGCGACAGGCCTGCGGATTCGAGCACTCGGATGACCGCCGACTCCGATTAGTCTTGTAAATATCCCATTCATTTTTCACCACAGGCATCATAAACGCCATCTCGTCGTCGGTTTTTATTACCTCGTCTCCGTTTCACACGTCGTCTCTACTCCGACTCCGTTCCTTCCCTTCGGTTCCCGCGATCTCTTTCCTTCTGTCTCACTTGTGACGCTTGTCGAACTCTCTAGAAAGTTTTAACTCTCGCAGGAGTGAAAGAGAAGGCCGATCTTCACCCCGACGGGATCGGTAATTCCTGCGGGTGGTCCTGCCAGAGAATTTAGGACTTTCGCTGGGATTCCTCACGCCGATTCGCAGCCGCACAATTCCGCTCTGCTATCAATCGCGGGTTCAATATTAGTTTTGCGCTGGTGACGTTGACAGTATCGACGTCCGCGGCGATGTTGACGACTTCGTTAAAGGTGCGATGACAGCTCCGTCCGATAGATAGAACTGGAAAACTTCATACACGTCCCGCTCGCACGAGTGCGCTTGCGATATGCGTGTCTCTTTggtttttctttcgttcgttttatttattacaattgcgGCGTATTGCCTCCTGTTTCGGCAAAATTCGGTTCCTCAACTCACGTCCTTACAATGCAGCAGTTCGCTACGGAATAAGCACGCCGGTCCGCGCGTGAACGAGTGAAGATCTTGCGACTCGCGCCGGGAACGGTGGGGACGAATGAGCGCACTCATTGGCTATCGTTGAGGCGGGACACCTACGTCACGGGTTACCATTGATTTTTCAATGTTGATACACACCGCGGCATGGTGACGTGCCGGATTGAATTTTTGGCGGCGCGCTACCGCACACCGTCGTCTCGCGTGTCGTGCGTGCGTGACGCACGAGGAGACGGACTCGTCAAATATCCTGGAACCTAGATCCCGAGGGACTACACATGAATCGCGGTTACTCGAATTTATCGCGCCGATTAGTTAacacaagattttttttttcgcaagaATATCCTTCAAGaacacgtttttctttttttttctcagctTTTTAAAGTTCAACGATGtcgttctttaattttccttCCTTAACTTTCAATGTTGCCACTTACTTGAATTCCACACAGTCGAAAGTCAAATTAAGTTAAAGTGTACTTAATTtgaaagtattaatattatttaggacgattatttcgatatgtgataattataaatgtgtaataaGTGAGGTTATTGTCGGCGCTGCGAATTTAAAACCGATATGAAAAGAGTTATAAACTTTCATTCGTaaacaagaaataattttttttttatgaacgcAGCAAAATGCACGCACGGGTTATGTAATACTATACTCGTCCTTTGTTTATGCGCATATTATTTAGCACAGTGCACTCGCAGTTTGTCTGAATATAATCTATCCATGCAAATAAGATGTTATAAAAGAACGAAGAATTAATCAGATATTCTGAGGGAAATCATTATCGAGTCTTATCGATTTGTCTTTGATCTTTTGCGGTGGGAAAAACTGCGAACGTGGTCAAGGCTgtccttgaaaaaaaaaaaagcactaagcaagatggaaaaaattattgtctAATACAATAATTCCCGAATCTTTGGTACAACGTTATGacaataattctatttaacaCGCTATCTAATTTACTTGATAATAATACTGTtaactattaattaacgacTTAAATCGTTGCAAACCGctgacgaaattaatttcagtttaATGAACAAAACTTTCCTCGACTGCGCACGTCAGCAAATTACAATTGTTAATCCTAGACGAATTCAGTCAgacgttaataaatttctgattaataattagtaCTTCCCGAAACTGTTCtcgtaacaaattaatataaatttaataataaaagtaatatcaTTTCGTAATAAGCAGTGTATATTTCCAGGACTTTAGAGAAACAGTTTAATATCGTCGTCTTGATATCACTCGAGGATAAATAGATAGAAAAAGTTTTGCGGATTTTGCGGTTTTGCACGTTTATCTTGTGGGCAATGCAGTCTAACAAGCgacaaaaaagagaaaaaaaataaacgcatgTTTGACATAGCCgacttatattattttactacgCGTCggaaatgaatttatatacgtacatatgtaCCTAAACTTGTTGAAATATAGTTCTCTAACAATATATAACAGGAATCGGAAATCAATATTCTACATACGCTTCCTCGACCTCGCAGTCATGATCTGTGGCATGTACATATCATGAAAAACATGCGCAAATAATATCGCAACACTATTCACGGACATTTCTGAATAACTGCGTGTTAAATAACAAGTACGTACTCCGATGTTGTATGCTTTGCATAGAAATTacgaaaacgaaataaaagctACGGAGAAACCTGCTGGATCACTTCGTGATtctatttatttgcaatattaaaaaaaaaaaaactaaatatatattttatacggtgatgttttattgataaagaataaaaatagcgaCATATCATTGCGGATAAGTGAAATTTTAAGCCGTACTTAATTACCAACACGCGATAATCTAACCATCGAACAATCGCTCAGATATTATCAGCTGATCACGATTTTATCAACATTAAATAATGAAGCATACgttacttattattaattaaagaaataaagtgcgataaatttaattcgatcaAAAAT
It encodes the following:
- the LOC139107582 gene encoding uncharacterized protein isoform X1 yields the protein MAFMMPVVKNEWDIYKTNRSRRSSECSNPQACRSRKIWRTSRHNRLAKCGMCDRPSVSIFMVSECSKSEGPSLSTSPGSDFLTSPAHRSVPLTSRHFSRTSSRASQSSLQSPSKSTSTSPPKTGSSNSLNKFHNRLVDKLKRSLKKAEDCAEDQRNLS
- the LOC139107582 gene encoding uncharacterized protein isoform X2, with protein sequence MAFMMPVVKNEWDIYKTNRSRRSSECSNPQACRSRKVSECSKSEGPSLSTSPGSDFLTSPAHRSVPLTSRHFSRTSSRASQSSLQSPSKSTSTSPPKTGSSNSLNKFHNRLVDKLKRSLKKAEDCAEDQRNLS